Part of the Acetomicrobium sp. S15 = DSM 107314 genome is shown below.
AAACCCCGATTTCAACGAGTTTCGCGACCCTGGCGAAATAGGCGGCTATTCTTTGGATGAGATCGCCGAAATTATAAACAACTCGCTCGATATGGGCGACGTGGGGCGGATCGTCTCCGTCTATGTGGAAAAAGACGCCGGCCGAGGTGTACAGCGCCTCGTCTTTAAAAGCCACACGGGAGAGCCCATCCAGGTTACGGGTTGGCCCGAGACGGACCCAGAAGCCGCGGAAGAAGGCGTTAAAAGCCTTCCTGTTGGCACTGGATGGTCGGCTTCTTCAAGTGGCGAAATCACGATAGAATGGAAAGACGGCACTTCGCAGTCCGTGACGATTGAAGCCGGCGATGACCTTGACCACGTGCGCCAAAAGTTTTTGGCGCTTCCAGATGTGGGTGCCATTGTAGATGGCGACAACCTCATCGTGTATAGCCGCACGCCTGGCAGGTCCTTTGCGCTCCGCACGAGCGGCTCCGGTACGGATCTCTTTGCCGACGGAACGACCTCGCAAGCCTTAAATCGCCCGAAAGACCACAGCCACATCGACCTTGCGTCACTTTTGGGCATGGAGACCACGCTTAAAAGCACAGAATTTAATTTCCTTGGTTATGACACCGTAACCAACCCGCTCCACTGGAAGATCAAAAGCGGTTCCAACTCGGCCGAGTTATTTATCAACTACGACCCAAATCTCACGGCGGAGGAACTCGCCGCTCGTCTCAGGAACGTAGCGGGCGATTGGCTCGAGGTCATCGTCCAGACCGACGAAAACGAGCCTTCTTCGGGCTCGTCCCCGCACTCAGGTGACAACGAGGAAGCTGCTACGACGCGCCTGATTTTGAGGACCAAAACGGGTGAGCCTTTGACGATTTATGACGGCGAGTCGGCAGGGTTACAATATGCTGCTAAACTTGGTTTGTCCACGGCCTTGACATCAGACGTTGCTTCACTAAATTTCCCTGCCGGCGTGGACCCGAACATGCCCATGCTCATGTCCGTCTTCGTGGGCGATAAGGAATTCTCGGTAAAGATATATCAGGACCAGATTTTAAGCGGCCTCGACGTGGCGAAAGAGATCGTCCGCCAGGTGGGTGAAGACCTTTTGGGCGTCGACGACTTCGGCGACGCGACCGGAGCCGGGGGTTTTGCGCTCTATGCCAAGACCGGTGAGCCGTTAAGGATCGTAGATCGCCCCTATGGAGACCCGACCTTGGCTAACTATTCAGCAGGCCTTGCCCTGCAGCTTGGGATACATGCCGGGATCATCGGCGATCCCGTGGCCCAAAATGTTCCTTTGAGCGACGGAAGCTTCAAGATCGTAACGCTTGGCCATACGGTTGAAATCCCGGTCTCTTCGACCGATTCTCCCTTAGACGTGGCGCGCCGCATCAGGGAGTTGGCCGGAGGGTGGCTCGACGTCACATATTACGACGGCGATATCTCAAGCAACAGTAATAATATCCGTTTAGCCATAGCCGCCAAGGACGGAAGCCCTTTGAGCATTTACGACATATCTGGCGGCAACGCCGAAGCCCTCGAAATCGACAATTCCGTCAGGGTCCAACTGGAACCTTCTCTTCCTACATCTGGAACGCTTGCCATCACCGTGGACGGCTACACTCACAAGATAGACCTCGCGCAGGCCGACCTCGACTCTTCCGGCGTCGTAACGCCACAAGAATTGGTGAGCGTCATCAACGCCCGCTTTCAGGGGCAGGACGTCAGGGCCGAGCTCGTTAGCGAGGGCGGAAATGATTATCTCGTCCTCTTTTCTCCTCGGGGTCTTACGATAAATGTAACAGATGACCCAAGTAACAGTGTATTTATTGATGACCCGGTTTCAGGTAATTCAGTTTCGTCTGCAAACCGCGGCGGCTCCGGCCCGTCAAACCAAGTTTTGGCGCGCCGCACGGCGGCAAACCAAAACGAGACCGATTTCTTCGGCCTGTTGGAGGACTTATCCGACGCGATACGCTCCGGAGACATAACCGGCATATCCGACTCCCTGTTGCCCAAGATCGACGCGTTTACGGATAACCTCTTCAAGGTTCGCGGGCGCGTAGGGGCCCTACAACTGCGGTATGAGACGAGCCGGAAACGTTTGCAACAGAACGACGTATCCCTCCAGGAGCTGCAAAGCAAGATTTCCGATACGGACCTGGCTGAGGCCGTGACGCGCTTTCAGATGGCCCAAGCCGTGTATCAGGCAAGCCTTGCCACCATCGCCCGCATAATCCAGCCGACGCTCGTCGACTTCCTGAGATGAGCAGCCCTCTTGGCCTGCAGGACGGTCGCCCGCATTGTGCGCCTCGGCATTGGCGCGCAGTGCGGGCGATTAACTTGCAGCTTGCGCCCGCCGTTGCTATAATGAAAACGACGAGGTTTTCGGCAGTGCATATGGGGGGAAGAAAGATGAAGGCTTTTAAAAGAGGGCGCTTGGGACATTTAAAACTCATCGGAATGACGGTCGCGATTTTAGCCTTTGCATCTTGTGCAGTGGCCGCTCCTTATGATCAGATACTTCAGCGGTGGACCAAGACCAACCAATATAAGAACGACATCGGGGCGGAGATGTGGATAAGCGCTTCTTACTATGCCGCGGAGTATATCGAGGCTCTCGTCCAAGCCGAGGCAGACAAAAACCTTTGGACGGAGGACGAGCTCGAGCGCTACAAGTATGAATTGCTCAAAGCGCTGCAGCTCGAAGAGTATTTGCCCTTCAGGATAGAGTTCGACAACCGCGCTTCGCCCATCAGCATGGCGCCCTTCGATGAACAAGTTACCCTGTGGATCGGCAACAAGAAATATAAGCCCATGGACTACGATAAGCGGTTCAACTTCAGGCTCTCCGGCAAGCGCGACGGCATGGTTTATTTCCCGCGCTACGACGAGAAAGGGAAGTCCTTGCTCGACGGCGTAAAGACCGTAAAGCTTGAAATAAATGGCAACATCAGTCCGGTCACGATAGGCAGGAGCATCGAGTTCATGTGGGACGTGAGCCGGGATGACCCGGAGAGGCTCTTCAGGGGAAGGGCCGCTGCGCAGCTTGAGCTGGATCGCCTCATCCGCAGGCTGGAGCAGCTGAACAAACAGCGCGCTGAGTTAGAAAAGCAGCTGCAGGAGTTGACCGAGGAAATAAACCGCGTTCAGACCCGCGTAGATGAGTTGCAGAGGCAGTAGTGATTGCCGAAACGTTAACAAAAAAGGGGGCGGACGTTCCGCCCCCTTTTTTGCGCTCCTCTTTGCCGCGGTATTGGCGGTCTCACTCGTCGTGGCAATTTCTGTGGGCGACGTGCCGCTGGGCGCTGGTGAAATATCTCGAGCTTTGGTCCTGGGAGTGCTCGGCAAGGGCAGCGGGCTCGCGCACGCCATCGTATGGCAGGTGCGGCTGCCTCGTTCTTTGGCTGCGGTCGCGGCGGGCGCGACCCTCGCCGAAAGCGGCGTCGTATTCCAGGGGCTCCTCTTGAATCCGCTGGCTGAGCCTTATACGCTCGGAGTGGCCTCCGGCGCGGCCTTCGGGGCCAGCCTTTCTATAGTGTTGGGGTTATCCTTCGTGACGCCGCTCGCTTTCGCGGGAAGCCTCTTATGTCTGGCCCTCGTGTGGTTTATCGGGCGCAGAGGCGACTCCGTCGAACCAGCGAGGCTCATTTTGGCGGGCGTAGTGGTGGGAAGCATCCTCGGCGCGGCCGTCACCCTCCTAAAGGCCTTGGCGGGGCAGCAGGTCGCGACTGTCGTTTTATGGCTCTTGGGGAGCTTTTCTAACGCCACGTGGAGCGAGGTGCCGTGGCTCTTTGCCTCGTCGTCCATTGTTTTGCTTTTGGGGCTGTTTTACAGCCGTGCCCTTGACCTCGTGGCTTTGGGCGGAGGGAGGGCGGCGGCGCAGGGCGTGGACGTGCGGCGCATGAGAGCCCTCCTGCTTTTGGTCTCCTCGTGCGCCACAGCCGTCGTCGTTTCTTTTTGCGGCGTCATAGGCTTCGTGGGCCTTTTGGTTCCCCATATGGCGAGGCTTATCTTCGGCCCTGCCCACGGGCGGTTGCTCTGCGTCTCCTGGCTGATCGGAGGGATCATCATGCTGTACGCCGACATCGCCTCTCGTCTGTTGGGCGAACTGCCGGTGGGCGTCATCACGGCCGTAGCCGGTGGCCCGCTCTTTTGTGCGCTCCTGTGGAGGAAACG
Proteins encoded:
- the flgL gene encoding flagellar hook-associated protein FlgL, with amino-acid sequence MNRVTNSMMQQVFLSDMHKNLTRMLDLQRQMSTGKLYQRPSDNPIGVVRELSIDTSLVENRQYIKNLDDAISWLSYTDSALDQITNVAQRLRELAIYAGNGALSDVDLDAIAQEVELLQEELRQTANYEVEGRFIFAGLATGESPFVRDEQGHVVYRGNLRNIAFEVGRFETGQVSVHGREVFPENEKQYIIKSVDLPLDFRWEGRSEILQFQVGDRVAKVRIPEVWSDDDRSDTTQNPDFNEFRDPGEIGGYSLDEIAEIINNSLDMGDVGRIVSVYVEKDAGRGVQRLVFKSHTGEPIQVTGWPETDPEAAEEGVKSLPVGTGWSASSSGEITIEWKDGTSQSVTIEAGDDLDHVRQKFLALPDVGAIVDGDNLIVYSRTPGRSFALRTSGSGTDLFADGTTSQALNRPKDHSHIDLASLLGMETTLKSTEFNFLGYDTVTNPLHWKIKSGSNSAELFINYDPNLTAEELAARLRNVAGDWLEVIVQTDENEPSSGSSPHSGDNEEAATTRLILRTKTGEPLTIYDGESAGLQYAAKLGLSTALTSDVASLNFPAGVDPNMPMLMSVFVGDKEFSVKIYQDQILSGLDVAKEIVRQVGEDLLGVDDFGDATGAGGFALYAKTGEPLRIVDRPYGDPTLANYSAGLALQLGIHAGIIGDPVAQNVPLSDGSFKIVTLGHTVEIPVSSTDSPLDVARRIRELAGGWLDVTYYDGDISSNSNNIRLAIAAKDGSPLSIYDISGGNAEALEIDNSVRVQLEPSLPTSGTLAITVDGYTHKIDLAQADLDSSGVVTPQELVSVINARFQGQDVRAELVSEGGNDYLVLFSPRGLTINVTDDPSNSVFIDDPVSGNSVSSANRGGSGPSNQVLARRTAANQNETDFFGLLEDLSDAIRSGDITGISDSLLPKIDAFTDNLFKVRGRVGALQLRYETSRKRLQQNDVSLQELQSKISDTDLAEAVTRFQMAQAVYQASLATIARIIQPTLVDFLR
- a CDS encoding coiled-coil domain-containing protein; the encoded protein is MKAFKRGRLGHLKLIGMTVAILAFASCAVAAPYDQILQRWTKTNQYKNDIGAEMWISASYYAAEYIEALVQAEADKNLWTEDELERYKYELLKALQLEEYLPFRIEFDNRASPISMAPFDEQVTLWIGNKKYKPMDYDKRFNFRLSGKRDGMVYFPRYDEKGKSLLDGVKTVKLEINGNISPVTIGRSIEFMWDVSRDDPERLFRGRAAAQLELDRLIRRLEQLNKQRAELEKQLQELTEEINRVQTRVDELQRQ
- a CDS encoding FecCD family ABC transporter permease — translated: MSCRGSSDCRNVNKKGGGRSAPFFALLFAAVLAVSLVVAISVGDVPLGAGEISRALVLGVLGKGSGLAHAIVWQVRLPRSLAAVAAGATLAESGVVFQGLLLNPLAEPYTLGVASGAAFGASLSIVLGLSFVTPLAFAGSLLCLALVWFIGRRGDSVEPARLILAGVVVGSILGAAVTLLKALAGQQVATVVLWLLGSFSNATWSEVPWLFASSSIVLLLGLFYSRALDLVALGGGRAAAQGVDVRRMRALLLLVSSCATAVVVSFCGVIGFVGLLVPHMARLIFGPAHGRLLCVSWLIGGIIMLYADIASRLLGELPVGVITAVAGGPLFCALLWRKRDLARG